GCAGGGCGTACGGACCGACATGCTCACCGCCGCCGGATCGGCCGGCGAGCTCGTCCTCGCCCCCACCGCCATCGAACCGGACGCCGTCGCCGACGCGCTCTTCGACGCGATCGCGAAGGACCGTTTCCTCGTCCTGCCCCACCCCGAGGTGGCCGGCTACTACCGGGCCAGGGCCGAGGACCCGGACCACTGGATCGGCGGCATGAACAAACTCCAGCGCACCTGGGAGAAGGGGACCCGCGCATGACCACCACCCCGGACACGGCGGCCCCGTCCCCGTACGCCGCGAAGCCCTGGACCGGGCTGCTCTCCGAGACGCAGCTCACCCCCGTCGAGCCCGCCGAGACGGTCCTGCACGCCTTCCGGGCCGCAGTCGCCCGCGCCCCGGAACATACGGCCCTCGCCTACTTCGACGGGCGGCTCGGCTACCGCGAGGCCGACGAACTCAGCGACTCCGTCGCCGGGCACCTCGCCGCCCGGGGCCTGCGGCGCGGCGACCGCGTCGCGATCATGCTCCAGAACACCCCGCACTTCGTCCTCGCCCTGCTGGGCGCGTGGAAGGCGGGCGCCACCGTCGTCCCGCTCAACCCCATGTACAAGGCCGGCGAGGTCGCGCACGTCCTGGACGATGCCGGGGTGACCGCGCTCTTCTGCTCGGACCGGGCCTGGGAGTCGTACCTGCGCGACACCGCGGCCGCCGCGCCCGGCGTCACGATCGCCGTCACCGCCTGCGAGCTCGACCTCCAGACCGAGAACGACCCGCGCGTCCTCGGTTTCGAGCGGCTTCCGGCCCCCGGCGACACCGACGACCTGGTGGCCGTCGCCCGCAAGGGCCTCGCCGCCCCCGACGACCGCGCACTCACCGCCACCGACACCGCGCTGATCAGCTACACCTCCGGCACCAGTGGGAAGCCCAAGGGGGCGATGAACTCCCACGGCAACGTCATGGTCAACGCCGCACGCCAGCGCGAGGACCACCCGATCCCCGAGGGCGCCGCCTACTTCGCCCTCGCCCCGCTCTTCCACATCACCGGCATGGTCTGCCAGCTCGCCGCCTGCCTCGCCAACGCAGGCACCCTCGTGCTCGCCTACCGGTTCGAGGCGAGCGTGGTCCTCGAAGCCTTCGCCACCCACCGCCCCGCCTACACCGTCGGCCCCTCCACCGCCTTCATGGCGCTCGCCGCCCACCCCGACGCCACCCCCGCCCACTTCGCATCCTTCGCGGTGATCTCCTCCGGCGGCGCACCGCTGCCGCCCGCGCTGGTGGAGAAGTTCCGGGCGGGCTTCGGCCCGTACATCCGCAACGGCTACGGCCTCACCGAGTGCACCGCCCCCTGCGCCGCCGTACCCCCGCACCGGGAAGCCCCCGTCGACCCCGTCTCCGGAACCCTGTCGGTCGGCGTACCTGGCCCGGACACCCTCGTCCGCATCCTCGACGAGACCGGCGCGGAGGTGCCGCTCGGCGAACAGGGCGAGATCGCGGTGCGCGGTCCCCAGGTCGTGTCCGGCTACTGGAACCTCCCCGAGGCCACCGCCGCGGCCTTCCCCGACGGTGAACTGCGCACCGGAGACATCGGGTTCATGGACCGCGAGGGCTGGCTCTACGTCGTGGACCGCAAGAAGGACATGATCAACGCCTCCGGGTTCAAGGTCTGGCCCCGCGAGGTGGAGGACGTCCTCTACACCCACCCCGCCGTACGCGAGGCCGCCGTCGTCGGCGTTCCCGACGCCTACCGGGGCGAGACGGTCCGCGCCTACGTCAGCCTCCGGCCGGGCTCCGCCGTGGCGCCGGAGGAACTGGGCGCGTACTGCAAGGAACGGCTCGCCGCGTACAAGTACCCCCGTCAGGTCGAGATCCTGGCCGAGCTGCCGAAAACGGCGAGTGGGAAGATCCTCAGGCGGGAACTGCGTTCCCCGCGATAGAACACGTTCACGGTGAAGCGAAGGGCAGGTGGCGGCGATGGCCAAGGCGATGGCCAGGACGATGGAGGGGAACGGGGTTCCCGTTCCCCAGCGGCTGCTGGCCGCCGCCACCCGCCTCTTCGCGGAACAGGGGTACGACCGCACCTCGGTCCAGGAGATCGTCGAGGCCGCAGGGGTCACCAAGGGGGCCCTGTACCACTACTTCGGTTCCAAGGAGGACCTCCTCCACGAGGTCTACGCCCGGGTGCTCCGCCTCCAGCAGGAGCGCCTCGACGCCTTCGCGAACGCCGACGAACCGGTGGCGAAGCGGCTGCGCGACGCCGCCGCGGACGTGGTCGTGACGACCATCGAGAACCTCGACGACGCCTCGATCTTCTTCCGCTCCATGCACCACCTGAGCCCGGAGAAGAACAAGCAGGTGCGCGTCGAACGCCGCCGCTACCACGAGCGCTTCCGCGCCCTGATCGAGGAAGGGCAGCGGGCGGGCGTCTTCTCCCTCGCCAGCCCCGCCGACCTCGTGGTCGACTACCACTTCGGCTCGATCCACCACCTCTCGACCTGGTACCGCCCCGACGGCCCGCTCACCAAGCAGGAAGTCGCCGGCCACCTCGCGGACCTGCTGCTGCGGGCGCTGCGGCCGTAGCGGGCGTCCGCCCGCGGAGCTCAGCCCTTGAGCCCCCCGGCGAACCCCTTGATGACGTACCGCTGGAGCAGCAGGAACACCACCAGGACGGGCAGCGCGGCCAGGACGAGCCCCGCGAAGACGAGCCCGTACTCCGACACGTACTGGCCGACGAAGGAGAACACCCCCACCGGCACGGTCTCCTTGTCGGACCCGCCGAGGTAGAGCAGCGGGGTGAAGAAGTCGTTCCAGACGAAGACGGCGTTCAGGATGACCACCGTGCCGGTGATCGGCCGCAGCAGCGGGAACACGATCCGGGTGAACGCCTGCCGGTGGTCGCACCCGTCGATCAGCGCTGCCTGCGCGTAGTCGGCGGGCAGGGTGCGGACGAACCCGGTGTAGAGGAACACGGTGAACGGCAACTGGATGCCGGTGTAGAAGAGCACCATCCCCTGGTACGTCCCCAGCCAGCCGAGGCTGTCGACCAGCTTGTACAGCGGGATCATGCCCAGCTGGAAGGGCAGCACGATGCCCAGCAGGAAGAGGATGTACAGCCCGTAGCCGAGCCCCTGGGCCCGGCGGGCCAGGAAGTACGCCCCCGTCGAGCCGAGCACCACCAGCAGCAGCAGGCTGAGGGCGGTGATGACCGCGCTGTTGACGAGCGCGGGCCCCAGCGACGCGGACGACCACGCGTTGCCGAAGTTGTGCAGGGTCGGCGGGGCGGGCAGGCCCAGCGGGGAGTCGGCGATCTGCCGGGGCTCCTTGAGCGCCAGCGTGATCAGGGCGTACACCGGGAAGAGGAAGAGGACCGCGACCGCGACCATGACCAGCTCCAGGGCGTAGCTTCCGTAGCGGGCGCGGCGGCGCACGGACGTCGCCGACTTCACGGGCTTCGCGTGTTCCACGGAGTTCACGCGGTCACCTCCCGGGCGCGCAGGAAGCGGAGCTGGACGAGCGAGACCGCCGCGACGAAGAGCGCGAGCACCAGGGCCACGGCCGTGCTGTAGCCGAACTTCCCGTACACGAAAGCCTCCTTGAACAGGGCAGTCGAGAGGGTCTCGCTGGCGGTGCCGGGGCCGCCGTTGGTGGCCGCGTACACCTGGTCGAAGAGCTTCAGGCCGCCGATGGTCGACAGCATGAGGTTGACGGTCAGCGCCGGGGCGAGCATCGGCCAGGTGACGTAGCGGAACCTCTGCCAGGTCCCGGCGCCGTCGATCTTCGCCGCCTCGTGGAGCTCGGGCGGCACCCCCTGGAGCCCGGCGAGGAAGATGACCATCGAGTACCCGGCGTACTGCCACACGACCATGGCCGCCACCGACCAGAGCGCCAGCGAGGGATCGCCCAGCCAGTCCTGCCGCAGCGCGCCGAGACCGACCGCCCCCAGCAAGCCGTTGAGCCCAGCCGTGGGCTCGGGGTTGTAGACGT
The DNA window shown above is from Streptomyces sp. NBC_00247 and carries:
- a CDS encoding AMP-binding protein; this encodes MTTTPDTAAPSPYAAKPWTGLLSETQLTPVEPAETVLHAFRAAVARAPEHTALAYFDGRLGYREADELSDSVAGHLAARGLRRGDRVAIMLQNTPHFVLALLGAWKAGATVVPLNPMYKAGEVAHVLDDAGVTALFCSDRAWESYLRDTAAAAPGVTIAVTACELDLQTENDPRVLGFERLPAPGDTDDLVAVARKGLAAPDDRALTATDTALISYTSGTSGKPKGAMNSHGNVMVNAARQREDHPIPEGAAYFALAPLFHITGMVCQLAACLANAGTLVLAYRFEASVVLEAFATHRPAYTVGPSTAFMALAAHPDATPAHFASFAVISSGGAPLPPALVEKFRAGFGPYIRNGYGLTECTAPCAAVPPHREAPVDPVSGTLSVGVPGPDTLVRILDETGAEVPLGEQGEIAVRGPQVVSGYWNLPEATAAAFPDGELRTGDIGFMDREGWLYVVDRKKDMINASGFKVWPREVEDVLYTHPAVREAAVVGVPDAYRGETVRAYVSLRPGSAVAPEELGAYCKERLAAYKYPRQVEILAELPKTASGKILRRELRSPR
- a CDS encoding carbohydrate ABC transporter permease; translated protein: MNSVEHAKPVKSATSVRRRARYGSYALELVMVAVAVLFLFPVYALITLALKEPRQIADSPLGLPAPPTLHNFGNAWSSASLGPALVNSAVITALSLLLLVVLGSTGAYFLARRAQGLGYGLYILFLLGIVLPFQLGMIPLYKLVDSLGWLGTYQGMVLFYTGIQLPFTVFLYTGFVRTLPADYAQAALIDGCDHRQAFTRIVFPLLRPITGTVVILNAVFVWNDFFTPLLYLGGSDKETVPVGVFSFVGQYVSEYGLVFAGLVLAALPVLVVFLLLQRYVIKGFAGGLKG
- a CDS encoding TetR/AcrR family transcriptional regulator, whose translation is MARTMEGNGVPVPQRLLAAATRLFAEQGYDRTSVQEIVEAAGVTKGALYHYFGSKEDLLHEVYARVLRLQQERLDAFANADEPVAKRLRDAAADVVVTTIENLDDASIFFRSMHHLSPEKNKQVRVERRRYHERFRALIEEGQRAGVFSLASPADLVVDYHFGSIHHLSTWYRPDGPLTKQEVAGHLADLLLRALRP
- a CDS encoding carbohydrate ABC transporter permease, translating into MSRSLPQPEEIEPEGVRPGKPGPEARTVKTPPTVPIPPPRPARTRPGRDLTAPPWGFVVPALLVYAVVVLYPSLAGVAYAFTDWSGIGDASFVGLANFRALLDDRRTLDSVVNTLLLTVAVVVVQNVVGLLLALGVDTGIRSRSLLRVVFFAPAVVSPVMVAFLWKYVYNPEPTAGLNGLLGAVGLGALRQDWLGDPSLALWSVAAMVVWQYAGYSMVIFLAGLQGVPPELHEAAKIDGAGTWQRFRYVTWPMLAPALTVNLMLSTIGGLKLFDQVYAATNGGPGTASETLSTALFKEAFVYGKFGYSTAVALVLALFVAAVSLVQLRFLRAREVTA